One Streptomyces sp. R28 DNA window includes the following coding sequences:
- a CDS encoding SsgA family sporulation/cell division regulator, translating to MHHAVVERELELKLILSPERRVPVPARLSYHSEDPYAVHVAFHINSEHPVYWTFSRDLLVEGVFRPCGHGDVRVWPTKVEGRSVVLMGLSSPDGDALLEAPAAQVSAWLERTLRVVPPGTEGKQLGIDDALDQLLAQ from the coding sequence ATGCATCACGCCGTCGTAGAGCGCGAACTGGAGCTCAAGCTCATCCTGTCGCCCGAGCGCCGCGTCCCCGTCCCGGCCCGGCTGAGCTACCACAGCGAGGATCCGTACGCCGTCCACGTCGCCTTCCACATCAACTCCGAGCACCCCGTGTACTGGACCTTCTCCCGCGATCTGCTGGTCGAGGGGGTGTTCCGGCCGTGCGGGCACGGGGACGTGCGGGTGTGGCCGACGAAGGTCGAGGGCCGCAGCGTCGTGCTCATGGGCCTGAGTTCGCCCGACGGGGACGCCCTGCTGGAGGCGCCGGCGGCGCAGGTGTCGGCCTGGCTGGAGCGGACGCTCAGGGTGGTGCCCCCGGGGACCGAGGGCAAGCAGCTGGGGATCGACGACGCGCTCGACCAGTTGCTCGCCCAGTGA
- a CDS encoding FAD-binding oxidoreductase, whose translation MIMSRTEAAPDQARGDLTERLLAGLPAEAVLTDPDVTGSYANDMASFCPAGAPAVVVLPRTVEEVQHVMRTATELRVPVVPQGARTGLSGGANASDGCIALSLTKMDRILEINPVDRIAVVEPGVINAALSRAVNEVGLCYPPDPSSWEMCTIGGNIGTASGGLCCVKYGVTAEYVLGLDVVLADGRLMSTGRRTAKGVAGYDLTRLFVGSEGSLGVVVRAVLALKPQPPQQLVLAAEFASAAAACDAVCRIMAGGHVPSLLELMDRTTVKAVNNIANMGLPETTEALLLAAFDTPDPAPDLAAVGALCEAAGATQVVPADDAAESELLLQARRLSLTALEAVRGVTMIDDVCVPRSRLGDLIEGVERIADKHQLTIGVVAHAGDGNTHPTVCFDAADPDESRRARESFDEIMALGLELGGTITGEHGVGVLKKEWLAREIGPVGIEMQRAIKQAFDPLGILNPGKLF comes from the coding sequence GTGATCATGAGCCGTACCGAAGCCGCACCCGACCAGGCCCGGGGTGACCTCACCGAGCGGCTGCTCGCGGGTCTGCCCGCCGAGGCCGTCCTGACCGACCCCGACGTCACGGGCTCCTACGCCAACGACATGGCCAGCTTCTGCCCGGCCGGCGCCCCCGCCGTGGTCGTCCTGCCGCGCACCGTCGAAGAGGTCCAGCACGTCATGCGCACCGCCACCGAGCTGCGCGTCCCCGTCGTCCCGCAGGGCGCCCGCACGGGCCTGTCGGGCGGGGCCAACGCCTCCGACGGCTGCATCGCGCTGTCCCTGACCAAGATGGACCGCATCCTGGAGATCAACCCGGTCGACCGCATCGCGGTCGTCGAGCCCGGCGTCATCAACGCCGCCCTCTCCCGCGCGGTCAACGAAGTGGGCCTCTGCTACCCGCCGGACCCCTCCAGCTGGGAGATGTGCACGATCGGCGGCAACATCGGCACCGCCTCGGGCGGCCTGTGCTGTGTGAAGTACGGGGTGACGGCCGAGTACGTCCTCGGCCTGGACGTCGTCCTCGCCGACGGACGCCTGATGTCCACGGGCCGGCGTACGGCCAAGGGTGTCGCGGGATACGACCTGACCCGCCTCTTCGTCGGCTCCGAGGGCTCGCTCGGCGTCGTCGTCCGGGCCGTCCTGGCGCTCAAGCCGCAGCCGCCGCAGCAGCTGGTCCTCGCCGCCGAGTTCGCGTCCGCGGCCGCCGCCTGCGACGCCGTGTGCCGGATCATGGCCGGCGGACACGTCCCGTCACTGCTCGAACTGATGGACCGTACGACGGTCAAAGCGGTCAACAACATCGCGAACATGGGACTGCCGGAGACGACGGAGGCCCTCCTCCTCGCCGCCTTCGACACCCCGGACCCCGCCCCCGACCTCGCCGCCGTCGGGGCGCTGTGCGAGGCGGCCGGCGCCACCCAGGTGGTCCCGGCGGACGACGCGGCCGAGTCCGAACTCCTCCTCCAGGCACGGCGGTTGTCCCTGACCGCGCTCGAAGCGGTGCGGGGCGTGACGATGATCGACGACGTGTGCGTGCCCCGGTCCCGGCTCGGCGACCTCATCGAAGGCGTCGAGCGGATCGCCGACAAGCACCAGCTCACCATCGGGGTCGTCGCGCACGCAGGAGACGGCAACACCCACCCGACCGTGTGCTTCGACGCGGCCGACCCCGACGAGTCCCGGCGCGCCCGCGAGTCCTTCGACGAGATCATGGCCCTCGGCCTGGAACTCGGCGGCACGATCACCGGCGAGCACGGCGTGGGCGTCCTGAAGAAGGAGTGGCTGGCGCGCGAGATCGGCCCCGTCGGGATCGAGATGCAGCGGGCGATCAAGCAGGCCTTCGACCCGCTGGGCATCCTGAATCCGGGCAAGCTGTTCTGA
- a CDS encoding tetratricopeptide repeat protein has protein sequence MENSATENSAAEHDASTNDASENDAAEHDASKNENDAGENEQPAPDRSRIRRRVLIAAVAGCAVLGGMLALLPWGPAGTRAAAPPAPGAQALTAVTTGVPAALPDLAVLIDEREAHLRTHPKDAHSWAVLGAAYVERGRRTAEPVNYPKAEKALRTSLKVRARNAEALDGMAALANARRDFRAALTWGEAALQVNRKRWTTYPQLIDAYTGLGEYKAAKRTLDRLLKLRSGPAVQARAAAVYRDRGRREDAAAALSDAAGAAEAPAERAAYLERAGQLAWERGDLDVALRHFQEAVRLDPDQRAALAGQGRTLAALGRTTEALNAYRVALAKQPCPQYALELGELYESLGLGQAARVQYDLLRERAARAAAAGVDEELVLGLFEADHGDVPSAVRRLRTEWRRQPGIAVADALGWALHQAGEDKEALKFARIATDKARGGGVRSAPYVYHRAMIERDLELAGPARRHLQEALRINPHFSPTRVPLATAALEELGEPSVKDVPEMDAQVDAKPRKG, from the coding sequence ATGGAGAACAGCGCCACCGAGAACAGCGCCGCGGAGCACGACGCCTCGACGAACGACGCTTCGGAGAACGACGCCGCGGAGCACGACGCCTCGAAGAACGAGAACGACGCCGGTGAGAACGAGCAGCCCGCGCCGGACCGCTCGCGCATCCGACGTCGGGTGCTGATCGCCGCGGTGGCGGGGTGTGCCGTGCTCGGCGGGATGCTGGCGCTGCTGCCGTGGGGGCCGGCCGGGACGCGGGCGGCCGCCCCACCGGCGCCGGGTGCGCAGGCGCTCACCGCGGTCACCACGGGTGTGCCGGCCGCGCTGCCCGATCTGGCGGTGCTGATCGACGAGCGCGAGGCCCACCTGCGGACGCATCCCAAGGACGCCCACTCGTGGGCGGTGCTGGGCGCCGCGTATGTGGAACGGGGGCGGCGGACCGCGGAGCCGGTGAACTACCCGAAGGCGGAGAAGGCGCTGCGTACGTCGCTGAAGGTGCGGGCGAGGAACGCCGAGGCGCTGGACGGCATGGCGGCGCTGGCGAACGCGCGGCGGGACTTCCGGGCGGCGCTGACGTGGGGCGAGGCGGCGCTTCAGGTGAACCGGAAGCGGTGGACGACGTATCCGCAGCTGATCGACGCGTACACGGGGCTGGGCGAGTACAAGGCGGCCAAGCGGACCCTGGACCGGCTGCTGAAGCTGCGCTCGGGGCCGGCGGTGCAGGCGCGGGCGGCGGCCGTCTACCGGGACCGGGGCCGCCGTGAGGACGCGGCGGCGGCGCTGTCCGACGCGGCGGGGGCCGCCGAGGCACCGGCCGAGCGGGCGGCGTATCTCGAACGGGCCGGTCAGCTCGCCTGGGAACGCGGCGACCTGGACGTGGCGCTGCGCCACTTCCAGGAGGCGGTACGCCTCGACCCCGACCAGCGGGCCGCGCTCGCCGGGCAGGGGCGGACGCTGGCGGCGCTGGGCCGCACCACGGAGGCGCTGAACGCCTACCGGGTGGCGCTCGCCAAGCAGCCGTGTCCCCAGTACGCGCTGGAACTGGGCGAGTTGTACGAGTCGCTGGGGCTGGGGCAGGCGGCCCGGGTGCAGTACGACCTGCTGCGGGAGCGGGCGGCGCGGGCCGCGGCGGCCGGGGTGGACGAGGAACTGGTGCTGGGCCTCTTCGAGGCGGACCACGGCGACGTACCCTCCGCGGTACGGCGGCTGCGGACCGAGTGGCGGCGCCAGCCCGGCATCGCGGTGGCCGACGCGCTGGGGTGGGCGCTGCACCAGGCCGGGGAGGACAAGGAGGCGCTGAAGTTCGCCAGGATCGCGACCGACAAGGCACGTGGCGGTGGGGTGCGCAGTGCTCCGTACGTGTATCACCGGGCGATGATCGAGCGGGACTTGGAGCTGGCGGGGCCCGCGCGGCGGCATCTGCAGGAGGCGCTGCGGATCAATCCGCACTTCTCGCCGACGCGGGTGCCGCTGGCCACGGCGGCGTTGGAGGAGCTGGGCGAGCCGTCGGTGAAGGACGTACCGGAGATGGACGCGCAAGTGGACGCGAAGCCGCGAAAGGGGTGA
- a CDS encoding Teichoic acid biosynthesis protein C (Precursor) has product MADRFDLSAPSERWLWKKATLREPTILQSFAFDEVNRHLYVLQLRRGGGDAGHLCLNKLDLAGKRLGHMYLQGFGHGVSMGVQNDPDGTVWIWTEADAKGGYGQGVTRFRFFDGAVRTREDVKVRNPIPGSTHNQPSVCMTSRRIAVRHRIDDKPRYRVWDLDAFVARDYSAPVADFPQTGAHPKAEIPFQGYALDGDHLYQLAGTAYHAKTNPPAKRGNAHISCLDIRTGELLDQQRTEAGHSLDHREPEGLAVRPHGSGARLCLGLASGPEGARRFSIYYKPRAA; this is encoded by the coding sequence GTGGCCGACCGTTTCGACCTTTCCGCACCGTCCGAGCGCTGGCTGTGGAAGAAGGCGACGCTGCGGGAACCCACGATCCTGCAGTCGTTCGCCTTCGACGAGGTGAACCGGCACCTGTACGTCCTTCAGCTGCGGCGGGGCGGCGGCGACGCCGGTCACCTGTGCCTGAACAAGCTCGACCTCGCGGGCAAGCGCTTGGGCCACATGTACCTCCAGGGCTTCGGGCACGGCGTCAGCATGGGCGTGCAGAACGATCCCGACGGCACGGTGTGGATCTGGACCGAGGCCGACGCCAAGGGCGGCTACGGCCAGGGCGTCACCCGGTTCCGCTTCTTCGACGGCGCCGTCCGCACGCGGGAGGACGTCAAGGTCCGCAACCCGATCCCGGGCTCCACCCACAACCAGCCGTCCGTCTGCATGACCTCGCGGCGCATCGCCGTACGCCATCGCATCGACGACAAGCCCCGCTACCGCGTCTGGGACCTCGACGCCTTCGTCGCCCGCGACTACTCCGCCCCGGTCGCCGACTTCCCGCAGACCGGCGCGCACCCCAAGGCCGAGATCCCCTTCCAGGGGTACGCCCTGGACGGCGACCACCTCTACCAACTGGCCGGCACCGCCTACCACGCCAAGACCAACCCGCCCGCCAAGCGCGGCAACGCCCACATCTCCTGCCTCGACATCCGCACCGGCGAACTCCTCGACCAGCAGCGCACCGAGGCCGGCCACTCCCTCGACCACCGCGAACCGGAGGGCCTGGCCGTCCGCCCCCACGGCTCCGGGGCACGGCTGTGCCTGGGGCTCGCGTCCGGCCCGGAGGGGGCGCGCAGGTTCTCGATCTACTACAAGCCACGCGCGGCCTGA
- the hppD gene encoding 4-hydroxyphenylpyruvate dioxygenase, whose protein sequence is MTQTTHHTPDTARQADPFPVKGMDAVVFAVGNAKQAAHYYSTAFGMRLVAYSGPENGSRETASYVLENGSARFVLTSVIKPATTWGHFLAQHVAEHGDGVIDLAIEVPDARRAYAYALEHGARSVTEPYELKDEHGTVVLAAIATYGETRHTLVERTAYEGPYLPGYVSAAPMVEPPAQRTFQAIDHCVGNVELGRMNEWVGFYNKVMGFTNMKEFVGDDIATEYSALMSKVVADGTLKVKFPINEPAIAKKKSQIDEYLEFYGGAGVQHIALNTNDIVATVRTMRAAGVAFLDTPDSYYDTLGEWVGDTRVPVETLRELKILADRDEDGYLLQIFTKPVQDRPTVFFEIIERHGSMGFGKGNFKALFEAIEREQAKRGNL, encoded by the coding sequence ATGACGCAGACCACACACCACACTCCCGACACCGCCCGGCAGGCCGACCCCTTCCCGGTCAAGGGAATGGACGCGGTCGTCTTCGCGGTGGGCAACGCCAAGCAGGCGGCGCACTACTACTCGACCGCCTTCGGCATGCGGCTGGTCGCCTACTCCGGACCGGAGAACGGCAGCCGTGAGACCGCGAGCTACGTGCTGGAGAACGGCTCCGCCCGTTTCGTCCTCACCTCCGTCATCAAGCCCGCCACCACCTGGGGCCACTTCCTCGCCCAGCACGTGGCCGAGCACGGCGACGGCGTCATCGACCTCGCCATCGAGGTCCCGGACGCCCGCCGCGCGTACGCCTACGCGCTGGAGCACGGCGCCCGCTCGGTGACCGAGCCGTACGAGCTGAAGGACGAGCACGGCACCGTCGTCCTGGCCGCGATCGCGACGTACGGCGAGACCCGCCACACCCTCGTCGAGCGCACCGCCTACGAGGGCCCGTACCTCCCCGGCTACGTCTCCGCCGCGCCGATGGTCGAACCGCCCGCCCAGCGCACCTTCCAGGCCATCGACCACTGCGTCGGCAACGTGGAGCTCGGCCGGATGAACGAATGGGTCGGCTTCTACAACAAGGTCATGGGCTTCACGAACATGAAGGAGTTCGTGGGCGACGACATCGCGACCGAGTACAGCGCGCTGATGTCGAAGGTCGTGGCCGACGGCACGCTCAAGGTCAAGTTCCCGATCAACGAGCCCGCCATCGCCAAGAAGAAGTCCCAGATCGACGAGTACCTGGAGTTCTACGGCGGCGCGGGCGTCCAGCACATCGCGCTCAACACGAACGACATCGTCGCGACGGTACGGACGATGCGCGCGGCCGGCGTGGCGTTCCTCGACACCCCCGACTCGTACTACGACACCCTCGGCGAGTGGGTCGGCGACACCCGCGTCCCCGTCGAGACCCTGCGCGAGCTGAAGATCCTCGCCGACCGCGACGAGGACGGCTACCTGCTGCAGATCTTCACCAAGCCGGTCCAGGACCGCCCGACCGTCTTCTTCGAGATCATCGAACGGCACGGCTCGATGGGCTTCGGCAAGGGCAACTTCAAGGCACTGTTCGAGGCGATCGAGCGGGAGCAGGCCAAGCGCGGCAACCTCTGA
- a CDS encoding Lrp/AsnC family transcriptional regulator: MAIDHLDGRIIVLLAREPRIGVLEMSRRLGVARGTVQARLDRLQSNGVIRGFGPEVDPAALGYPVTAFATLQIRQGQGADVRAHLATVPEVLELHTTTGTGDMMCRLVARSNADLQRVIDRVVGFDGIVRASTAIVMENPVPLRIIPLVEQAAQDRESS, from the coding sequence GTGGCGATCGATCATCTGGACGGGCGGATCATCGTGCTGCTGGCGCGGGAGCCGCGGATCGGGGTGCTGGAGATGTCCCGGCGCCTGGGAGTGGCCCGCGGCACGGTGCAGGCGCGGCTGGACCGGCTTCAGTCGAACGGAGTCATCCGGGGATTCGGCCCGGAGGTGGATCCGGCCGCGCTCGGATATCCGGTCACCGCCTTCGCCACACTGCAGATCCGGCAGGGGCAAGGGGCCGACGTACGGGCGCACTTGGCGACCGTGCCGGAGGTGCTGGAGCTGCACACGACCACCGGGACCGGGGACATGATGTGCCGTCTCGTGGCGCGTTCCAACGCCGATCTCCAGCGTGTGATCGACCGGGTTGTCGGTTTCGATGGGATCGTCCGGGCCTCCACCGCGATCGTGATGGAGAACCCCGTTCCGCTGCGGATCATCCCGTTGGTGGAGCAGGCGGCCCAGGACCGGGAGAGCAGCTAG
- a CDS encoding ABC transporter permease, producing MSFWEYLANRHQQLLTDAYQHASAVFQCMIVATLLGVLIGVATYRSDLAGNLATTSTSTILTIPSLAMIGLLIPIVGLGVAPTVIALTLYGLLPIVRNSIVGLRGVDPSLVDAARGIGMSRPAQLLRVELPLAWPPILTGIRVSTQMLMGIAAIAAYASGPGLGNVIFRGLASLGSANALNQVLAGTLGIIVLALLFDAAYVLLGRLTIPRGIRV from the coding sequence GTGAGCTTCTGGGAGTACCTGGCCAACCGTCACCAGCAGCTGCTCACCGACGCCTACCAGCACGCCAGCGCCGTCTTCCAGTGCATGATCGTGGCGACCCTGCTCGGGGTGCTGATCGGGGTGGCCACTTACCGCAGCGACCTGGCCGGCAACCTCGCCACGACGAGCACCTCGACCATCCTGACCATTCCGTCGCTCGCCATGATCGGTCTGCTCATCCCGATCGTGGGGCTGGGCGTGGCGCCCACGGTGATCGCCCTGACGCTGTACGGGCTGCTGCCGATCGTGCGCAACTCGATCGTCGGGCTGCGCGGTGTCGATCCGTCGCTGGTGGACGCGGCCCGGGGCATCGGGATGTCCCGGCCGGCCCAGCTGCTGCGGGTGGAGCTGCCGCTGGCCTGGCCGCCGATCCTGACCGGGATCCGGGTCTCCACGCAGATGCTGATGGGCATCGCGGCGATCGCGGCGTACGCCTCCGGCCCCGGCCTCGGCAATGTGATCTTCCGCGGCCTCGCCTCGCTGGGCAGCGCGAACGCGCTCAACCAGGTGCTCGCGGGCACCCTCGGGATCATCGTCCTCGCGCTGCTGTTCGACGCCGCGTACGTCCTGCTCGGACGGCTGACCATTCCCAGGGGGATCCGTGTCTGA
- a CDS encoding betaine/proline/choline family ABC transporter ATP-binding protein (Members of the family are the ATP-binding subunit of ABC transporters for substrates such as betaine, L-proline or other amino acids, choline, carnitine, etc. The substrate specificity is best determined from the substrate-binding subunit, rather than this subunit, as it interacts with the permease subunit and not with substrate directly.): MELENLSKQYPGNPNPAVDNVNMEIKAGEMVIFVGPSGCGKSTTLKMINRLIEPTGGRIRIGGEDVTDIDPVKLRRKVGYAIQSAGLFPHMTVAQNIALVPRMIGWSKARIASRVEELLDLVGLDPGEFHGRYPRQLSGGQQQRVGVARALAADPPVLLMDEPFGAVDPITRDHLQDELIRLQHELHKTIVFVTHDFDEAIKLGDRIAVLRERSHIAQFDTPEAILTNPADDFVSGFVGAGAALKRLNLTRVRDVEVTDYPTVTVDDPLQEIFNRLRSSGTNEILLLDKRGRPYKWLRRGDLMRARGSLARAGTLVHDTVTRDATLRDALEAVLIDNAGRVAVTGRRGEYTGVVDMETLMNSVHELLEADRLEALEAQHELEGARADRTHAEQEGIGGEAKA, encoded by the coding sequence ATCGAGCTGGAGAACCTCAGCAAGCAGTACCCGGGCAATCCCAACCCCGCCGTCGACAACGTCAACATGGAGATCAAGGCGGGCGAGATGGTCATCTTCGTCGGCCCGTCCGGGTGCGGGAAGTCGACGACGCTCAAAATGATCAACCGGCTGATCGAGCCGACCGGCGGCCGGATCCGCATCGGCGGCGAGGACGTCACCGACATCGACCCGGTGAAGCTGCGCCGCAAGGTCGGCTACGCGATCCAGTCCGCCGGCCTCTTCCCGCACATGACGGTCGCGCAGAACATCGCGCTCGTACCGAGGATGATCGGCTGGTCGAAGGCGCGGATCGCGTCGCGGGTCGAGGAGTTGCTCGACCTGGTCGGCCTGGACCCCGGGGAGTTCCACGGCCGCTATCCGCGTCAGCTCTCCGGCGGACAACAGCAACGCGTGGGCGTGGCACGGGCGTTGGCGGCAGATCCGCCCGTTCTGCTGATGGACGAACCGTTCGGCGCGGTCGACCCGATCACCCGTGATCATCTCCAGGACGAGTTGATCAGGCTGCAGCACGAGCTGCACAAGACGATCGTCTTCGTCACGCACGACTTCGACGAGGCGATCAAGCTCGGTGACCGTATCGCCGTTCTGCGCGAGCGGTCGCACATCGCTCAGTTCGACACCCCCGAGGCGATCCTCACCAACCCGGCGGACGACTTCGTGTCCGGGTTCGTGGGCGCCGGGGCCGCGCTGAAGCGCCTGAACCTCACCCGCGTACGGGATGTGGAGGTCACCGACTATCCGACGGTGACCGTCGACGACCCGCTCCAGGAGATCTTCAACCGGCTCCGGTCCAGCGGCACCAACGAGATCCTGCTCCTCGACAAGCGGGGCCGGCCGTACAAGTGGCTCAGGCGCGGCGACCTGATGCGGGCCAGGGGTTCGCTGGCGCGGGCGGGGACGCTGGTGCACGACACTGTGACCCGGGACGCCACACTGCGGGACGCCCTGGAGGCGGTCCTCATCGACAACGCGGGGCGGGTCGCGGTGACCGGGCGGCGCGGTGAGTACACCGGTGTCGTCGACATGGAGACGCTGATGAACTCCGTGCACGAGCTGCTGGAGGCCGACCGGCTGGAGGCGCTGGAGGCCCAGCACGAGCTGGAGGGGGCACGGGCCGACCGGACACATGCCGAGCAGGAGGGCATCGGAGGGGAGGCGAAGGCGTGA
- a CDS encoding ABC transporter permease: MTAPEAPKASGVQGTSGVPEASGAQGTSGAPEASGASASGASGASGASGASGATLAEDTGEPGDAPSPAAAQPPARKVSWQKLTVLPTVLVAMLLATWLWFQQADLDQVSENALSNGQVSKALWQHIELTVISTFFVLIIAIPLGILLTRRAFRKATPVAMALANMGQATPAIGLLALLVIWLGIGRRAALIGMIAYAVLPVLSNTIAGLKANDPTLLEAARGIGMSPTGVLTRVELPLAVPLILAGVRTALVLNVGTATLAVFGGGGGLGVLITAGITNQRMPVLVLGSILTVALALLMDWLASLAELLLRPRGLQA; this comes from the coding sequence GTGACTGCTCCCGAGGCTCCCAAGGCGTCCGGCGTTCAGGGGACGTCCGGGGTTCCGGAGGCGTCCGGCGCTCAAGGGACGTCCGGGGCTCCGGAGGCTTCCGGGGCTTCCGCTTCCGGGGCTTCCGGGGCTTCCGGGGCTTCCGGGGCTTCCGGGGCGACGCTCGCGGAGGACACCGGGGAGCCGGGGGACGCCCCCTCCCCCGCAGCCGCGCAGCCCCCGGCCCGGAAGGTGAGTTGGCAGAAGCTGACCGTCCTGCCGACCGTGCTGGTGGCGATGCTGCTCGCGACCTGGCTGTGGTTCCAGCAGGCCGACCTGGACCAGGTCTCCGAGAACGCTCTGTCGAACGGCCAGGTCTCCAAGGCCCTGTGGCAGCACATCGAACTCACGGTGATCTCCACCTTCTTCGTACTGATCATCGCGATCCCGCTGGGGATCCTGCTCACCCGGCGGGCGTTCCGGAAGGCCACCCCCGTGGCCATGGCGCTCGCCAACATGGGCCAGGCGACCCCCGCGATCGGCCTGCTCGCCCTGCTGGTGATCTGGCTGGGCATCGGCCGCAGGGCGGCCCTGATCGGCATGATCGCCTACGCCGTCCTGCCGGTGCTGTCCAACACGATCGCCGGCCTGAAGGCGAACGACCCGACACTGCTGGAGGCGGCACGCGGCATCGGCATGTCCCCGACGGGGGTCCTGACACGGGTGGAACTCCCGCTCGCGGTCCCCCTCATCCTCGCGGGCGTGCGCACGGCCCTGGTCCTGAACGTCGGCACGGCGACCCTGGCGGTCTTCGGCGGTGGCGGCGGCCTGGGCGTGCTGATCACGGCGGGCATCACCAACCAGCGCATGCCGGTGCTGGTACTGGGCTCGATCCTCACGGTCGCGCTGGCCCTGCTGATGGACTGGCTGGCGTCGCTGGCGGAACTGCTGCTGCGGCCGCGGGGGTTGCAGGCATGA
- a CDS encoding glycine betaine ABC transporter substrate-binding protein, which produces MRRRASLLLAAGLLAVPSGCGLTSGSPMADDVRPGTIGRGEPLKGADLTVTSKSFTEQLILGAIMGIAFQAAGAEVLDRTGIQGSIGSREAVRKGDADAGYEYTGTAWITYLGRSEPIPDPHEQWEAVREADAKNGVSWLAPSALNNTYALAMNQENHKKYGTNTLSDVAALSKSDPDAVTLCVEVEFANRADGLPGMQQEYGMSVPTKNITQMDTGIIYTQAAKGSCAYGEVFTTDGRIKSMNLAVMQDDKKFFPNYNAAPMINSDTLKKWPAIADVLDPITKKLNNTVAQDLNAKVDVDGEDPHQVALDWMKKEGFVK; this is translated from the coding sequence ATGAGGCGGCGTGCGAGCCTGCTCCTGGCAGCGGGACTACTGGCGGTGCCCTCGGGCTGCGGCCTGACCAGCGGCTCCCCCATGGCCGACGACGTGCGGCCCGGGACGATCGGGCGGGGCGAGCCGCTGAAGGGTGCCGACCTGACGGTGACGTCGAAGTCGTTCACCGAGCAGCTCATCCTCGGCGCGATCATGGGCATCGCCTTCCAGGCGGCCGGCGCGGAGGTCCTCGACCGCACCGGAATCCAGGGCTCCATCGGCAGCCGCGAGGCGGTCAGGAAGGGGGACGCGGACGCCGGGTACGAGTACACGGGCACGGCCTGGATCACGTACCTGGGCCGCAGCGAGCCCATTCCCGACCCGCACGAGCAGTGGGAGGCGGTGCGCGAGGCCGACGCGAAGAACGGGGTGAGCTGGCTCGCGCCGTCCGCGCTGAACAACACCTACGCCCTGGCGATGAACCAGGAGAACCACAAGAAGTACGGCACGAACACGCTCTCCGACGTCGCCGCACTGTCCAAGTCCGACCCCGACGCGGTGACGCTCTGCGTGGAGGTCGAGTTCGCCAACCGGGCGGACGGGCTGCCGGGCATGCAGCAGGAGTACGGGATGAGCGTGCCGACGAAGAACATCACGCAGATGGACACCGGGATCATCTACACCCAGGCCGCGAAGGGGAGTTGCGCCTACGGCGAGGTCTTCACGACGGACGGCCGCATCAAGTCGATGAACCTCGCGGTCATGCAGGACGACAAGAAGTTCTTCCCCAACTACAACGCCGCCCCCATGATCAACTCCGACACCCTGAAGAAGTGGCCGGCGATCGCGGACGTCCTCGACCCGATCACCAAGAAGCTGAACAACACGGTGGCCCAGGACCTGAACGCGAAGGTGGATGTGGACGGGGAGGATCCGCATCAGGTGGCGTTGGACTGGATGAAGAAGGAGGGGTTTGTAAAGTGA